GCGCTGGCCTGCCTCCAGTCCGCCAACCACGAGGTGGGGACCGTGCAGCCGGTGGCCGAGGTGGCCGCCGTGTGCCGGGCGGCCGGGGTGCCCCTGCTGGTGGACGCGGCGCAGTCGCTGGGCTGGGGTCCGGTGGAGGGCGACTGGTCGGTACTGACGGCCAGTGCGCACAAATGGGGCGGTCCGGCGGGCGTCGGGCTCCTTGTGGTGCGCAAGGGGGTTCGGTTCGCGCCTCAAGGGCCCGTGGACGAGCGGGAGTCGGGGCGGGCAGCCGGGTTCGAGAACATCCCGGCGATCGTGGCGGCCGCGGCGTCGCTGCGGGCGGTGCGGGCGGAGGCGGCCGAGGAGGCGGGACGGCTGCGGGAGCTGACGGAGCGAATCCGGGCGCGGGTGCCGGAACTGGTCCCCGATGTGGAGGTGGTGGGGGACCCGGTCCGTCGTCTGCCCGGGGTCGTCACCTTCTCCTGTCTCTATGTCGACGGGGAGACATTGCTGCACGAGCTGGACCGTGCGGACTTCTCGGTGTCGTCCGGATCGTCCTGCACGAGCAGCACGCTGACCCCGAGCCATGTACTGAGGGCGATGGGGGTGCTGAGCGAGGGCAACGTCCGGGTGTCGCTGCCGCCGGGGACGCCGGCGGAGGAGGTCGACCGGTTCCTCTCGGTGCTGCCGGATGCGGTGGCCGGTGTGCGCGAGAAGCTCGGCGCGCCCTCCCCGCGTACGGCCGCGCACGAGGACGCCCTCGTCGTGGACGCCCTCGGCAAGCGCTGCCCGATCCCGGTGATCGAGCTGGCGAAGGTCTTCGCGGACGTGCCGGTGGGCGGGACGGTCCGCGTCCTGGCGGACGACGAGGCGGCCCGCCTGGACATCCCGGCGTGGTGCGAGATGCGGGAGCAGGAGTACGTGGGGGAGGAACCGGCGGAACGGGGCTCCGCCTACGTGGTCCGCCGGCTCTCCTAGGCCCTGTCGTCGAACTCCCGTCGTCCGCCCGCCTGGCGGGCGGGAGTTCGACGACAGGCCCTCGGTACGTCCTCGGGGTCGCCGCCCCGGGGTCAGACCAGGTGCTGCTTGACCTCGGTCGCGGCCTCGTCGCCGTACGCCTTGGTGAAACGGTCCATGAAGTGGGCGCGGCGCAGCGTGTACTCCTGGGTGCCCAGGGTCTCGATGACCAGCGTCGCGAGCATGCAGCCGATCTGGGCCGCGCGCTCCAGCGGGACGCCCCAGGCCAGGCCCGACAGGAAGCCCGCGCGGAAGGCGTCGCCCACACCCGTCGGGTCGATCTTGGCGGTCTCCTCGGGCACGCCGACCTCGATCGGGTCCTCACCGGACCGCTCGATGCGCACGCCCCGCGAGCCGAGCGTGGTCACCCGGTGGCCCACCTTGGCCAGGATCTCGGCGTCGGACCAGCCGGTCTTGGTCTCGATGAGCCCCTTCTCGTACTCGTTGGAGAACAGGAAGGTCGCCCCGTCCAGCAGTATCCGGATCTCGTCGCCGTTCATGCGCGCGATCTGCTGCGAGAAGTCGGCGGCGAACGGAATGGCCCGGGAACGGCACTCCTCCGTGTGGCGCAGCATCGCCTCCGGGTCGTCGGCGCCGATCAGCACCAGGTCGAGCCCGCCCACCCGGTCGGCGACCGTCTTGAGCTCGATGAGCCGGGCCTCGCTCATCGCGCCGGTGTAGAAGGAGCCGATCTGGTTGTGGTCGGCGTCGGTGGTGCACACGAAACGGGCCGTGTGCTGGGTCTCCGAGATGCGTACGGAGGCCGTGTCCACGCCGTTGCGGTCCAGCCACGCCCGGTACTCGTCGAAGTCCGAGCCGGCCGCGCCGACGAGGATCGGCTTGGTGCCGAGCTGGCCCATGCCGAAGGCGATGTTCGCGCCCACCCCGCCGCGGCGTACGTCGAGGCGGTCGACCAGGAAGGACAGCGAGACCGTGTGCAGCTGGTCCGCGACGAACTGGTCGGCGAAACGGCCGGGGAAGGTCATGAGGTGGTCGGTGGCGATGGAGCCGGTGACTGCGATACGCACGGCGAGGACACGCTCCTGTGGAGGAGGGGGATTGACAGTTCACGCTACCGGTTCGGACCGAGCCACTGAAGCAAGCGAAACTACCCAATAGTAGATCTTTCTTCGCGGGCTCCAGCGTGCCTACGGTTCCCCTATGACGAAGCTCGAGGTCCACGGCACCACCCCGCTCGACCTGGAAGGCGATCTGGCGTCACTGCCCGGCGACAGTGCCCGCATGGCTCCGCACTGGGCCGCGCCGGCGGAGACCGCTTCCCTGCCGGTCCCGCCGTCCCTGATCCACGGGGTCACGGTGCCTCCCGCCTCCGCCCGCCTCCTGGACGCGATGTCCGACTACGGGGACTGACCGCGCGCGGACCCCGCGCCCTCGCGGACCACGCGCCGGCGAACGAGCCAAAGAGAGGGGAACCGTGCGCTCCCCCGCTGCGTCCCATCGCCGTCCCCCGTATAGGGGAGGCGGTGTACGACCCTTCTAAGGCCTTCTCGGGCAGGGCGGGGTCTCCTGGGACAGCAGTGGAGCCGAAGGAGCGATGCGGTGAACACCGAGCGACCCGACGACGCGAGTGACGCCCCCGAGGTCACCGAGGTCACCGAGGCGACCGAGGAAACGGACGGCTCCGTGCCGCGCGGACGGCGCTCCCCGGTGGTCGTCGCCTCGGTCGCGGCCGCGGTCCTGCTGGTCGGGGGCGGCGGGGCGTATCTCGCGGCGACCGCCTCCGGCGGCTCGGGCGGCTCCTCGACGCCGGGCGGTGACGGCACTCCCCCGGCGCTGGTCCTCGACGGCTACAGCGAGGGCGGCACGCCGGGCATCGCGGTGGGTGAGCCCAACCCGTACGGAACGACGTACACCGCGGCGGGCAAGCTGCCCGACGGCCCGAAGTCGGCGCCCGTGTACTGGGCGAAGGGCGAGGTGACGCGGGACGAGGTGGCCCGGCTCGCCGAAGCCCTGGACCTGAGCGGCACGCCGAGGCTCGTCGGCGACACCTGGCAGGTGGGCGCCACGAAGGACGGAGCCCAGCCGAATCTGCGGGTGAACAGGAACGCCCCCGGAACCTGGACGTTCAGCTCGTACGTGCCGGGCACCGACAACTGCCCCAGGGGCAAGATGTGCCGGCCGATCGGGTCCGGCATGGCGGGCGTGCGGCCCGGCCCGGTGAGCGAGGAGGCGGCGAAGAAGGCGGCCGCTCCCGTGCTCAAGGCGGTCGGCCAGGACGACGCGAAGCTGGACGCGTCCCAGCTCCTGGACCGGGTACGGGTGGTGAACGCCGAGCCTGAGGTGGGCGGACTGCCGACGTATGGCTGGACGACCGGCCTCCAGATCAGCTCGGAGGGCAAGGTCCTCAACGGCAGCGGCAACCTGAAGGCGCCGCTGAAGGGTGCCACGTACCCCGTCCTCGGCGCGAAGAAGACCCTGGACCTGATGAACGGCGCGACCCCGTCGTACGGCCGCAAGGGCATCGGCGGCTGCGCCAGCCCCGTACCGCTGAAGGACCGGGACGAGGCGCCGTGCGGGGCGTCCACCACGGTCCCGAAGCGGGCGTCGGCGACCGTGAAGGGCGCGGTGTTCGGGCTGGCCCGGCACTCCGTGAACGGCAAGGCGGTGCTGGTGCCGTCGTGGCTGTTCGAGGTGAAGCCGACGGGGGCGGGGACCGGGGACGACTTCACGGTGACGCACCCCGCGATCGAACCGCGGTATCTGACCGCGCCCCAGCCGCCGGGGCAGCCGAGCGCGACGCCGAGCCCGCGCACCAGCGCTCCGGGCGACCAGCCGTCCTCGGCGCCGACGAAGCGTGATGTGAAGGTGATGGGCTACACCGCCGACGGCAAGGACCTCACCATCGCCTACGAGGGCGGGGTGTGCGCCGACTACGCGGCGTCCGTGAGCGAGGGTTCCGCCAAGGTGACGGTGACCGTGACCGAGACGCCCTGGCCGGACAGGGTCTGCATCATGATCGCCAAGGTCTACCACGAGACGCTGCGTCTGAAGGAGCCGCTGGGCGACCGCCAGGTGGTGGGCTCGGACGGCAAGCCGATCCCGAAGGAGACGGCGAGCACGCTGCCGAAGGCCTCCACCGGTGGGGCGGGGGCGAAGCAGCCCCGGTAGGAGGCATCCAGGAACGCGCGAAGGCGGCGCCCCCGATCGGAGGGGGGCGCCGCCTTCGTACGCTTACCCGTTACCGGTAGCGGTGCGGGGCTCAGCTGAAGGAGTCGCCGCAGGCGCAGGAGCCCGTCGCGTTCGGGTTGTCGATGGTGAAGCCCTGCTTCTCGATCGTGTCGACGAAGTCGATGGTGGCGCCACCCAGGTACGGGGCGCTCATGCGGTCGGTGACGACCTTGACTCCGCCGAAGTCCTTCTCCACGTCGCCGTCGAGGGAGCGCTCGTCGAAGAAGAGCTGGTAGCGCAGGCCGGAGCAGCCGCCGGGCTGAACCGCGACACGCAGCGCCAGGTCGTCACGGCCTTCCTGGTCGAGCAGGGCCTTGACCTTGGCCGCGGCGGCGTCGGTCAGGATGATGCCGTCGGCGACGGTGGTGGTCTCGTCCTGTACGGACATCTACATCTCTCCCGGGTTGTACGGAGACTGCTTGCCGACGAGTGCAACCGGCGTGGCCGCGGATTCATTCCGGGCCGAGCGTGCGTTTCGCCCTTGGCTTCTTCTTCATGCTCGCATGGCTTCTTCTTCATGCTCGCACATGCGCCGCAGCACGCACAGCGGCCTGTGGACAACCCCGCGGAGACCGCCGTGTCGTCCGGAGTACGCCCGGCGGAGGGGAGCGCGACGGGGTGGGCGTGCCCGCCGGGATTCACGTCACATCGACGCTATGGGCATCGTCAAACTGACGTGAACCAGTTATGATAGATAGCGTCAATTCGACGAGAAGCTTTGTCCCGCATGTCCCGCCGACCCGTTTCCGGGTCGGCGAGCCGCAGAACAGAAAGGGTGCGTGTCGTGACCACCGCCCAGACCCAGGAGCTCGACGTACAGCCGACGCCCCTCGCTCTCCTGCTGCTCGGCCGTGAGGCCGACCCGAGGAGCGAACGGGGCGTCGAGTGTCCCGGTGACCTGCCCTCGCCGTCCGACCCGGACCTGGTGGAGCGCGCCCGCGCGGCCAAGGAGAAGCTCGGGGACAAGGTCTTCGTGCTCGGCCACCACTACCAGCGCGACGAGGTCATCCAGTTCGCCGACGTCACGGGCGACTCCTTCAAGCTGGCGCGGGACGCGGCGGCGCGGCCGGAGGCCGAGTACATCGTGTTCTGCGGTGTGCACTTCATGGCCGAGTCGGCGGACATCCTGACGAGCGACGACCAGAAGGTCGTGCTGCCGGACCTCGCCGCCGGCTGCTCCATGGCGGACATGGCGACGGCCGAGCAGGTCGCCGAGTGCTGGGACGTGCTGACCGAGGCGGGGATCGCCGAGCAGGTCGTGCCGGTCTCGTACATGAACTCGTCCGCCGACATCAAGGCGTTCACGGGCAAGCACGGCGGCACGATCTGCACGTCGTCGAACGCGCAGCGGGCCCTGGAGTGGGCGTTCCAGCAAGGCGAGAAGGTCCTCTTCCTGCCGGACCAGCACCTGGGCCGCAACACCGCGGTGCGGGACATGGGCATGTCGCTGGAGGACTGCGTCGTCTACAACCCGCACAAGCCGAACGGCGGGCTGACGGCCGACGAACTGCGCGCCGCGAAGATGATCCTGTGGCGGGGCCACTGCTCGGTGCACGGCCGCTTCAGCCTCGACTCGGTGAACGACGTGCGCGAGCGTATCCCCGGGGTGAACGTGCTGGTGCACCCCGAGTGCAAGCACGAGGTCGTGGCCGCGGCGGACTACGTCG
The Streptomyces sp. CGMCC 4.7035 DNA segment above includes these coding regions:
- a CDS encoding cysteine desulfurase/sulfurtransferase TusA family protein is translated as MAYFDAASAAPLHPVARQALQASLDEGWADPARLYREGRRARLLLDAAREAAAEAVGCRPDELVFTPSGTRAVHSGIEGVLAGRRRVGRHLIVSAVEHSSVLHSAEVFEADGGTVTRVPVSRAGAVTPEAYEAALRQDTALACLQSANHEVGTVQPVAEVAAVCRAAGVPLLVDAAQSLGWGPVEGDWSVLTASAHKWGGPAGVGLLVVRKGVRFAPQGPVDERESGRAAGFENIPAIVAAAASLRAVRAEAAEEAGRLRELTERIRARVPELVPDVEVVGDPVRRLPGVVTFSCLYVDGETLLHELDRADFSVSSGSSCTSSTLTPSHVLRAMGVLSEGNVRVSLPPGTPAEEVDRFLSVLPDAVAGVREKLGAPSPRTAAHEDALVVDALGKRCPIPVIELAKVFADVPVGGTVRVLADDEAARLDIPAWCEMREQEYVGEEPAERGSAYVVRRLS
- the nadA gene encoding quinolinate synthase NadA yields the protein MTTAQTQELDVQPTPLALLLLGREADPRSERGVECPGDLPSPSDPDLVERARAAKEKLGDKVFVLGHHYQRDEVIQFADVTGDSFKLARDAAARPEAEYIVFCGVHFMAESADILTSDDQKVVLPDLAAGCSMADMATAEQVAECWDVLTEAGIAEQVVPVSYMNSSADIKAFTGKHGGTICTSSNAQRALEWAFQQGEKVLFLPDQHLGRNTAVRDMGMSLEDCVVYNPHKPNGGLTADELRAAKMILWRGHCSVHGRFSLDSVNDVRERIPGVNVLVHPECKHEVVAAADYVGSTEYIIKALEAAPAGSKWAIGTELNLVRRLANRFAPEGKEIVFLDKTVCFCSTMNRIDLPHLVWALESLAEGNLVNRIEVDKETEAFAKLALERMLALP
- a CDS encoding iron-sulfur cluster assembly accessory protein, with translation MSVQDETTTVADGIILTDAAAAKVKALLDQEGRDDLALRVAVQPGGCSGLRYQLFFDERSLDGDVEKDFGGVKVVTDRMSAPYLGGATIDFVDTIEKQGFTIDNPNATGSCACGDSFS
- a CDS encoding carbohydrate kinase family protein; this translates as MRIAVTGSIATDHLMTFPGRFADQFVADQLHTVSLSFLVDRLDVRRGGVGANIAFGMGQLGTKPILVGAAGSDFDEYRAWLDRNGVDTASVRISETQHTARFVCTTDADHNQIGSFYTGAMSEARLIELKTVADRVGGLDLVLIGADDPEAMLRHTEECRSRAIPFAADFSQQIARMNGDEIRILLDGATFLFSNEYEKGLIETKTGWSDAEILAKVGHRVTTLGSRGVRIERSGEDPIEVGVPEETAKIDPTGVGDAFRAGFLSGLAWGVPLERAAQIGCMLATLVIETLGTQEYTLRRAHFMDRFTKAYGDEAATEVKQHLV